In one window of Photorhabdus laumondii subsp. laumondii DNA:
- a CDS encoding hemagglutinin repeat-containing protein, with translation MKNKKFRLSPTGKLAASMAIILVSCSTSFASEIVGGGDPAHHPDIFAAEGKATVVNIVTPSSSGLSHNQYLDYNVGQMGVVLNNGLEEGQSQLAGQLAANPNLNGQAANLILNEVISRNPSLLLGQQEVFGIAADYVLANPNGITCNGCGFINTNRASLVVGNPLIEQGNLQGFSTFNNQNSLKIKSDGLIANAILDLIAPKIDNRGSVTAQKEINAISGENKISATGEVIDSQQALTGVLDSYYLGSMQAGRIRLLNTAKGSGVNLQGTLTASDEIIVDSHGNLNLEAAHLRGGNIDLLGNDIEVKGKVSESSYSRDGSNNYQSYFSGSYTNDSKSSQSLARTKLEGKNISLVANSNNRVTATDIVGDDVNLSGANLTLDGQQLKQSTKNINNQQGYSWRHEVTQESEKLHQAGNNIQAKGNASLNATEGDVKILGSKIDAKGELAVTAKKGVQIAGLTETEKSAETGYKKNHTAKLQTGSWEESKQTERLIASELQAGTNLNIKAGTRAEILGAKVHAGQNLTLEAGKQLQIDVQKTADSRAVRDDKKYWGGIGGGENKDNSELKETNHASELTANGRLLLSGNEGIAITGSKVKAVQGAFVNANSGELTIDNAVSHINRKVDERTGTVLNITSGSKRNNSQQQKSHGSELVSEADLKLLGDEDINIIGSRVQSTGALSLNTSGNIKVLSYGEQKQVDKQSTSLEPQSHFQPKGDKQYRAGIGIEHTSNSQKNQTVTQQASTLSGGSITIDADKDVTLRGSNLVTTTGDAKITGENVHLLAEDNKKSEEKSQSKKYVGAYLTGGIDKVGSGIYGRYEGNNSNHTSTTAVVSGSQIAGNLNIKANGELVQEGTKHEVNGTYTAEAGKVSNLAVSNTESSTNHKLQVGTDIGVNVDYSAVTRPIEKVVKEPAKSALDGTLTKKGTPNFGADIAANGSSIQTANKKSETVVTSIQASDIVIKTNGELYDQGTQYRADKGNVTLTAGNHTSEAAQNHHQSSHSETSGNADLRVYTTTGEDISANGKGKGGTQSSHTTTTTAVTSRITAADDINIRVERDAEYQGTSLNAGSGKANIDAKGDIRFDNATNSTTKTATGYNGEASAKGGNSPEGKNVHIGLGGGYNIDSKNSTTAQVSEIGGKQSVTLSAGNNLTLQGAQVTGKQIDLNAKQGNVELVSAQDRINNDGWEFNLKGNGGNASSIKKAEDDSTTTTTKQNFGGEVKVGIDRLQATTQRNSHIKGENVVINSGGDTTVAGARIEADQVKGSIGGDLQVESRKDTEHGLNVGVDAGMNYTKESKVKSDDIPKDESTKDDFSKDDVSNDEELKDDPSKNPTEEPQPKGWQERLTSTFNSLNNIKGINGVTGKLKSNVDIKDRENVGEQSVISGNQGVNLDVKGNTHLIGGQIGSEKGHVILNTQNVEQQSVTSYDNSKGGNVALPDSVSGIVKAVQEGVLSGKIPLVKTYSNETETSTTNGEIINRKSD, from the coding sequence ATGAAAAACAAAAAATTCAGGTTATCCCCTACCGGCAAGCTTGCCGCTTCTATGGCAATCATTCTTGTTTCTTGTTCTACCAGTTTTGCCAGTGAAATCGTTGGTGGTGGCGACCCAGCACACCATCCCGATATTTTCGCTGCCGAAGGTAAAGCAACGGTTGTGAATATCGTGACGCCCTCCTCTTCCGGGCTGTCACATAACCAATATCTGGATTACAACGTTGGCCAGATGGGCGTCGTCCTAAATAATGGGCTAGAGGAAGGTCAATCACAATTGGCGGGGCAGCTTGCCGCTAACCCTAATTTGAATGGTCAAGCGGCTAACCTGATTCTGAATGAAGTTATCAGCAGGAACCCTTCCCTGTTATTAGGTCAACAGGAAGTGTTTGGTATCGCAGCAGATTATGTACTGGCAAACCCGAACGGTATCACCTGTAATGGATGTGGTTTTATCAATACTAACCGCGCTTCTCTGGTTGTGGGTAATCCATTGATAGAACAAGGTAATTTGCAAGGTTTCAGTACGTTTAATAATCAGAATAGCCTGAAAATTAAATCGGATGGTTTAATCGCCAATGCGATCCTTGATCTTATCGCACCTAAAATTGACAACCGGGGCTCAGTCACTGCTCAAAAAGAGATTAATGCGATCAGTGGTGAAAATAAAATCTCAGCCACAGGAGAAGTCATTGATTCTCAGCAAGCGTTAACCGGTGTGCTGGATAGCTATTATCTCGGTAGTATGCAAGCCGGGCGTATCCGTCTACTCAATACCGCAAAAGGCAGTGGCGTTAATTTACAAGGTACTCTTACTGCCAGTGATGAGATTATTGTTGATTCCCACGGTAATCTCAATTTAGAAGCAGCACATCTACGCGGTGGAAATATTGATCTCTTGGGTAATGATATTGAGGTAAAAGGTAAAGTCAGCGAATCATCATATAGCCGTGATGGTAGCAATAATTACCAAAGCTATTTCAGCGGTTCTTATACCAATGATAGTAAAAGTAGTCAGTCACTCGCTCGTACTAAGCTTGAAGGCAAAAATATTTCATTAGTCGCCAACAGTAATAACCGGGTTACAGCCACGGATATCGTAGGTGATGATGTGAATCTGAGTGGTGCTAATCTCACTTTAGATGGGCAGCAATTAAAGCAATCCACTAAAAATATTAATAACCAACAGGGTTATTCTTGGCGCCACGAGGTAACTCAGGAAAGTGAAAAACTGCATCAGGCAGGAAACAATATCCAGGCCAAAGGAAATGCGAGCTTAAATGCGACAGAAGGTGACGTTAAGATCCTTGGCAGCAAAATAGATGCTAAAGGTGAGCTAGCGGTTACAGCGAAAAAAGGTGTTCAAATTGCCGGTCTGACTGAGACAGAAAAAAGCGCGGAAACAGGTTACAAAAAAAATCACACGGCTAAATTGCAGACCGGAAGTTGGGAAGAGAGTAAACAGACCGAGCGTTTGATTGCCAGTGAATTACAAGCAGGAACTAATCTTAATATTAAGGCAGGAACTCGTGCTGAAATTCTTGGGGCAAAAGTCCATGCAGGTCAAAATCTGACACTGGAAGCCGGTAAACAACTGCAAATCGATGTTCAGAAAACGGCTGATAGCCGGGCTGTACGTGATGATAAAAAATACTGGGGAGGGATCGGCGGCGGTGAGAATAAAGACAACAGTGAGTTGAAAGAAACCAACCATGCATCTGAATTAACAGCCAATGGGCGTTTATTGCTGTCAGGCAATGAGGGTATTGCCATTACCGGCAGCAAAGTGAAGGCGGTCCAAGGTGCTTTTGTAAATGCTAATAGTGGCGAATTAACCATCGATAATGCGGTCAGTCATATCAATCGCAAAGTTGATGAGCGAACGGGCACGGTACTCAATATCACTAGCGGTTCAAAAAGAAATAATAGCCAGCAACAGAAATCTCACGGCAGCGAGTTGGTTTCTGAGGCGGATCTTAAATTACTCGGTGATGAAGATATCAATATCATTGGCAGTCGGGTGCAAAGTACCGGTGCGCTTAGCCTGAACACGTCCGGTAATATCAAGGTGCTCTCTTATGGCGAACAGAAACAGGTTGATAAACAAAGCACCTCTCTGGAGCCACAAAGCCACTTCCAACCAAAGGGAGACAAACAGTATCGTGCCGGAATAGGTATTGAACATACCAGTAACAGTCAAAAAAATCAGACGGTAACACAGCAAGCTTCCACGTTGAGTGGCGGTAGCATCACTATCGATGCTGATAAAGATGTCACTCTACGTGGTTCTAATCTGGTGACGACCACAGGTGATGCTAAAATCACCGGTGAGAATGTTCATCTGTTAGCCGAGGATAATAAAAAATCCGAAGAAAAATCTCAGAGTAAAAAGTACGTTGGGGCCTATCTTACCGGAGGAATCGATAAAGTCGGTTCCGGTATTTATGGTCGTTATGAAGGAAATAACAGTAATCATACCAGTACAACTGCTGTTGTTTCCGGTTCTCAGATCGCAGGTAATTTGAACATTAAAGCCAACGGTGAATTGGTTCAGGAAGGGACGAAGCATGAAGTCAATGGCACCTATACCGCAGAGGCAGGCAAAGTCAGCAATCTGGCTGTATCGAATACAGAATCAAGTACCAATCACAAACTACAGGTTGGTACAGATATTGGTGTCAACGTAGATTATAGCGCTGTTACTCGCCCGATTGAGAAAGTGGTTAAAGAACCGGCTAAATCTGCACTGGATGGCACTTTAACCAAAAAAGGCACACCTAATTTCGGCGCGGATATTGCCGCCAACGGCAGTAGTATCCAGACTGCGAACAAAAAGTCCGAAACGGTTGTGACCTCTATTCAGGCCAGCGATATCGTCATTAAAACCAATGGCGAACTGTATGATCAGGGCACTCAATATCGGGCTGATAAAGGTAACGTTACATTAACCGCCGGTAACCATACCAGTGAAGCAGCACAAAACCACCACCAAAGTAGCCACAGTGAAACCAGCGGCAATGCTGACCTACGTGTTTATACCACTACCGGTGAAGATATTTCTGCGAATGGTAAAGGCAAAGGTGGCACGCAAAGCAGCCATACTACGACGACCACAGCAGTCACTAGCCGGATTACCGCAGCAGATGACATTAATATCCGCGTCGAAAGGGATGCTGAATATCAGGGTACCTCTCTGAATGCCGGCTCAGGCAAAGCCAATATAGATGCTAAAGGTGATATCCGTTTTGATAATGCCACCAATAGCACAACGAAAACAGCAACCGGTTATAACGGAGAAGCATCTGCTAAAGGGGGAAATTCGCCAGAGGGCAAGAATGTTCATATCGGTCTTGGCGGCGGTTACAACATAGATAGCAAAAACAGTACCACAGCTCAGGTCAGTGAAATTGGCGGTAAGCAAAGTGTCACTTTGAGTGCAGGCAATAACTTGACGTTGCAAGGTGCTCAAGTGACCGGTAAGCAAATCGACCTGAACGCTAAACAAGGTAATGTTGAACTGGTATCTGCTCAGGATCGCATTAACAACGATGGTTGGGAATTTAACCTGAAAGGTAATGGCGGAAATGCAAGCTCGATCAAGAAAGCGGAAGATGACAGTACAACCACCACCACAAAACAGAACTTTGGCGGGGAAGTCAAAGTCGGTATTGATCGCCTGCAAGCAACGACCCAACGTAATAGCCATATTAAAGGTGAAAATGTTGTTATCAACAGTGGTGGTGATACAACAGTTGCCGGGGCACGGATAGAGGCGGATCAGGTAAAAGGCAGTATTGGTGGTGATCTACAAGTTGAAAGCCGTAAGGATACTGAACATGGGTTAAATGTCGGTGTTGACGCTGGCATGAATTACACCAAAGAATCCAAAGTAAAAAGTGACGATATCCCTAAGGACGAATCAACTAAGGATGATTTTTCCAAAGACGATGTGTCGAACGATGAGGAATTGAAAGATGATCCATCTAAAAACCCAACCGAAGAACCACAACCGAAAGGATGGCAGGAAAGATTAACCTCTACGTTTAATAGTCTTAATAATATTAAAGGTATTAATGGGGTTACAGGTAAACTTAAAAGCAATGTCGATATTAAAGATCGAGAAAATGTCGGTGAACAATCGGTTATTTCCGGCAATCAAGGGGTTAATTTAGATGTAAAAGGAAATACTCATCTGATTGGTGGGCAGATTGGTAGCGAGAAAGGCCATGTCATTCTTAATACCCAAAATGTGGAACAACAATCTGTTACCAGCTATGACAATAGTAAAGGCGGTAACGTTGCATTACCTGATTCTGTTAGCGGAATAGTTAAAGCAGTTCAAGAAGGTGTATTGTCCGGCAAAATACCTTTAGTGAAAACGTATAGTAATGAAACCGAAACTAGTACAACTAATGGCGAAATAATTAATCGTAAATCTGATTAA
- a CDS encoding ShlB/FhaC/HecB family hemolysin secretion/activation protein, protein MIKRISILILGCISFQIIASPAEINDNLPMTEARRTLQDSSREINQLIEQRRYQQLKQQANTVPESTPAPVLPESKQCLPLTGVYLKGISLLSVRDLSTLSALSPACISSHDINRLSHELTHLYISKGYITARVQFIAPNTDGELGLNVIEGFVEKIEGGDRWVNSSMLFPGLEKQPLNITQLDQGLDQANRLQSNKTTLDILPGTVNGGSVIKLHNQRSKPWLLNIKTDNYGQKSTGKWRVRTNTSFDSPFGLSDFISLNASSTLDSPSNRYSRAYTLLYSMPYGAATFSGFGSYSQYASRPHLQMRTIKIYGDTQQIGMRSDFAFYRNQSQINSVSGQLTYKNYNNYIDNAKIGVSSQTLSVFELGVNHLHIIPTGLITLNLSVEQGLPWFGAQTGTAYLDKQFTKGKLMVNLHQRFMLFNSPYQLNNLFYGQYNRHGLPGVEWLNITDRNAVRGFSKNTLSGDNGWYLQNTLSRTFPLANSTLSMRIGIDTGRVQGYRSPQGWQSSAGISSGTTLRYQRMVFDIETSRGKLLSNRQASDEPIQVLVRFSYTF, encoded by the coding sequence ATGATAAAAAGAATATCTATTCTCATATTAGGTTGTATTTCCTTTCAGATAATCGCTTCACCGGCAGAGATAAATGATAATCTGCCAATGACTGAGGCTAGAAGAACTTTGCAAGATAGTTCCAGGGAAATTAACCAGCTGATAGAACAACGCCGATATCAGCAACTAAAGCAGCAGGCTAATACAGTCCCTGAGTCAACTCCTGCGCCAGTTTTGCCGGAATCTAAGCAATGTCTGCCGTTAACCGGTGTTTACCTTAAAGGGATCTCCCTGCTCTCTGTTCGGGATTTAAGTACGCTCAGCGCTTTGTCCCCGGCGTGTATCAGTAGTCATGATATCAATCGGCTCAGCCATGAACTGACTCATCTTTATATCAGTAAAGGCTATATCACCGCCCGTGTTCAGTTTATTGCGCCTAATACCGATGGAGAGTTAGGGCTAAATGTTATCGAAGGGTTTGTTGAAAAAATCGAAGGCGGTGATCGCTGGGTGAATAGTAGTATGTTATTTCCCGGTCTGGAAAAACAACCGCTCAATATCACGCAGCTCGATCAAGGTTTAGATCAGGCTAACCGGCTACAGTCCAATAAAACCACCCTGGATATTTTACCAGGAACAGTGAATGGTGGTTCGGTGATTAAGCTGCATAATCAGCGCAGTAAGCCTTGGTTATTGAATATCAAAACTGATAATTATGGGCAAAAGAGTACTGGGAAATGGCGGGTCCGCACCAATACCAGTTTTGACAGCCCATTTGGTTTATCCGATTTCATCAGTCTGAATGCCAGTAGTACGTTAGATAGCCCATCCAACCGGTATAGCCGTGCCTATACTCTGCTTTATTCAATGCCCTATGGCGCAGCAACATTCAGTGGGTTTGGTAGTTATTCCCAATATGCCAGCCGCCCCCATTTACAAATGAGAACAATAAAGATTTATGGTGATACTCAGCAAATCGGCATGCGTTCTGATTTTGCCTTCTATCGTAATCAATCTCAGATTAATAGTGTCAGCGGGCAATTAACTTACAAGAATTACAATAATTACATCGACAATGCCAAGATTGGCGTCAGTAGCCAAACATTGAGTGTCTTTGAACTCGGTGTTAATCATTTACATATCATTCCAACCGGATTAATCACGCTCAATCTGAGTGTTGAACAGGGTTTGCCTTGGTTTGGAGCACAAACCGGAACCGCTTATCTCGATAAGCAGTTCACCAAAGGCAAGTTGATGGTCAATCTACATCAGCGTTTTATGCTGTTCAACTCGCCTTATCAGCTCAATAACCTGTTTTATGGGCAATACAACCGGCACGGTCTGCCCGGTGTCGAATGGTTAAATATCACTGATCGGAATGCAGTCCGGGGATTTAGCAAAAATACGCTATCCGGGGATAACGGCTGGTATCTGCAAAATACACTGTCCCGGACGTTCCCCCTCGCCAACAGCACATTATCAATGCGTATCGGTATTGATACCGGTCGGGTTCAAGGATATCGCAGCCCACAAGGCTGGCAAAGCAGCGCAGGAATCAGTTCTGGCACCACACTGAGATACCAACGCATGGTATTCGATATAGAAACCAGTCGAGGAAAGCTACTTTCCAATCGCCAAGCATCTGATGAACCCATTCAGGTGCTAGTCCGTTTTTCTTACACCTTTTGA
- a CDS encoding inclusion body family protein codes for MMSEVIQGKDDIAITKNSITADVTFVIDVDSIIEYLRNNNLKSSLDPKDPTVIRQHVYIANYTPELGLKVASSSGARVTVPINANIRWRATTVSNNFDYTIILYKFKKLSIGDDVISVPSQIWSQNPMGKKVPMVPSGINANEDEPKIIFVESQDSYFQAIAHKPGVEQYTWFFAAYDGKKLLGYYRYDPYVEVTNS; via the coding sequence ATGATGAGTGAAGTCATTCAGGGTAAAGATGATATTGCTATAACCAAGAATTCTATTACAGCTGATGTAACCTTTGTTATTGATGTTGATTCAATTATTGAATATCTTCGTAATAATAATCTTAAAAGTTCTCTGGATCCTAAAGATCCAACAGTTATCCGTCAGCATGTATATATAGCTAATTATACTCCAGAGCTTGGATTGAAAGTGGCGAGTTCATCTGGTGCCCGTGTCACGGTTCCCATTAATGCGAATATTAGATGGAGGGCTACAACTGTATCTAATAATTTCGACTATACGATTATATTGTATAAATTCAAAAAGCTTAGTATAGGAGACGATGTCATCTCTGTCCCATCACAAATATGGTCACAGAACCCTATGGGCAAAAAAGTTCCAATGGTCCCTTCAGGTATTAATGCGAATGAGGATGAACCTAAGATAATTTTTGTCGAATCTCAAGATAGTTATTTCCAAGCAATAGCTCATAAACCCGGTGTAGAACAATATACATGGTTCTTTGCCGCTTATGACGGTAAAAAGCTCCTAGGTTATTATCGATACGATCCATATGTTGAAGTAACTAATAGCTAA
- a CDS encoding IS1634-like element ISPlu4 family transposase yields MSTPIPAIKRLDHLGLIAAFCHEAGLPRMIDAIIPKYSSHTVSHGDAFLAMILNGLGFHSRTLHMFSGFFQHKPIARLIGADIEAEHLNDDVLGRTLDALYEAGVSEVYQVLAEQVVDKLGLNPDSVHLDITSFHVDGDYDSALGDDTKRIALVPGYSRDHRPELNQVVLELICENQAGIPVYMQAMSGNTNDAKAFAQTIKTHIQCLKAAQNSRYFVADAALYTEAAIASLHQQKQRFITRVPLTIKEAKQSLLNVTAEQFSPISEGYSGCWVTSSYGGVPQRWLLVNSTAAEKRENQTFRKNTLRETENESKQFDKLGKKPFACREDALQALHDFESQCQFIGIASPEIQAITAYAGRGKPGKHQPPKSVHYQLAGQAYTRLDKVKQARLRVGRFILATNERDEGRLDMAALLANYKAQQKVERGFRFLKSPEFLTSAIFLKKPERIEALLMVMTCCLMVYAALEHKIRHELKQNVPFFPDMKNKPTQSPTARWVFLAFEGISTFEFQEHKMVTGMQSYHHELLSLLGAQYKAVYS; encoded by the coding sequence ATGTCCACACCTATACCTGCCATTAAACGTCTCGATCATCTTGGCCTTATCGCCGCTTTTTGTCATGAAGCCGGTTTACCCCGCATGATTGATGCCATTATCCCAAAATATTCATCGCATACTGTCTCTCACGGCGACGCTTTTCTGGCGATGATCCTTAACGGGCTGGGGTTTCACAGCCGGACATTGCACATGTTTTCCGGCTTTTTTCAACATAAGCCGATTGCGCGTTTAATTGGTGCTGACATTGAAGCTGAACACCTTAATGATGATGTGCTCGGCCGTACACTGGATGCCTTATATGAAGCGGGGGTGTCGGAAGTTTATCAGGTGCTTGCTGAGCAAGTGGTTGATAAATTAGGGTTAAATCCCGATTCCGTTCATTTGGATATCACGAGTTTTCATGTCGATGGTGACTATGACAGCGCATTGGGAGATGACACAAAACGTATTGCACTGGTGCCGGGTTATAGCCGGGATCACCGGCCTGAACTGAACCAGGTTGTCCTTGAACTGATTTGCGAAAATCAGGCAGGTATCCCTGTCTATATGCAGGCTATGAGCGGGAATACGAATGATGCCAAAGCCTTTGCCCAGACGATCAAAACCCATATTCAATGCCTGAAAGCAGCACAAAACAGCCGCTACTTTGTGGCCGATGCCGCCCTTTATACTGAAGCCGCGATCGCTTCGCTTCATCAGCAAAAACAACGATTTATTACGCGTGTTCCCCTGACGATCAAGGAAGCTAAACAGTCTCTCCTGAACGTGACAGCGGAGCAATTCAGCCCCATCAGTGAGGGCTATTCAGGCTGCTGGGTGACGTCATCATATGGCGGCGTTCCTCAGCGTTGGTTACTGGTGAACAGTACGGCGGCAGAAAAACGTGAAAACCAGACTTTCCGGAAAAACACACTCAGGGAAACAGAAAACGAGTCTAAACAGTTCGACAAACTGGGCAAAAAGCCCTTTGCCTGCCGGGAGGATGCCTTACAGGCACTGCATGATTTTGAGTCTCAATGCCAGTTTATCGGCATCGCCTCGCCGGAAATTCAGGCGATTACCGCGTATGCGGGGCGCGGGAAACCCGGCAAGCATCAACCCCCCAAATCGGTTCATTATCAATTAGCCGGTCAGGCTTATACCCGGTTAGACAAGGTGAAGCAGGCCAGATTGCGGGTCGGGAGGTTTATTTTAGCGACCAATGAACGGGATGAAGGACGGCTTGATATGGCGGCGTTACTGGCTAATTATAAGGCACAACAAAAGGTGGAGCGGGGTTTTCGCTTCCTGAAAAGTCCGGAATTCCTGACGTCTGCCATTTTCCTGAAAAAACCGGAGCGGATAGAAGCGCTGTTAATGGTGATGACATGTTGTCTCATGGTTTATGCGGCGCTGGAACATAAAATTCGCCATGAATTGAAACAAAATGTGCCGTTTTTCCCCGATATGAAGAACAAACCGACACAATCCCCCACCGCGCGTTGGGTATTTCTGGCCTTTGAAGGGATCAGCACCTTTGAATTTCAAGAACATAAAATGGTGACAGGAATGCAATCTTACCACCATGAGCTTTTGAGTTTATTAGGTGCACAATATAAAGCGGTTTATTCCTGA
- a CDS encoding LuxR family transcriptional regulator, with amino-acid sequence MNINRPYALPYNFHKLDVDPHFVAEICELINKISGFSLFSLLLKARFPISNREVYFFNNYHESWRDLYIEKKYWMIDPVLNFRPVPPSFSKIWDLDFFSKSNGQELWYVNQKYGFRSGITFGLPAFSGTYGIFSVAGKDGPIDNETMYKCSGEILGVYIRIIRYLTSHTKYLQSFYIDETSFSNRELEVLRYTADGMTSIEISSTICVTKSTVDFHLMNIVKKLDCKNKFQAIAKAALLGYI; translated from the coding sequence ATGAATATTAATCGACCATATGCCTTACCCTATAATTTTCATAAATTAGATGTAGATCCCCATTTTGTAGCTGAAATTTGTGAGCTTATTAACAAAATTTCGGGGTTTAGTTTGTTCTCCCTTTTATTAAAGGCGCGCTTTCCTATCTCTAACCGAGAAGTGTATTTCTTTAATAATTATCATGAATCTTGGCGGGACCTTTATATAGAAAAAAAGTATTGGATGATTGATCCCGTTCTAAATTTCCGGCCTGTGCCACCTTCTTTTTCAAAAATATGGGATTTAGATTTTTTTTCCAAATCTAATGGGCAAGAGCTTTGGTATGTGAATCAAAAATATGGATTTCGTTCTGGAATCACCTTTGGTCTTCCGGCATTTTCAGGAACTTATGGAATATTTTCTGTTGCGGGAAAAGATGGGCCTATTGATAACGAGACAATGTATAAATGTAGTGGAGAAATTTTAGGAGTATATATTAGGATAATAAGATACTTAACATCACACACAAAGTATTTGCAATCGTTCTATATTGATGAAACTTCATTTTCAAACAGAGAGTTAGAAGTATTAAGATATACCGCAGATGGGATGACATCAATTGAAATTTCATCAACCATTTGTGTCACTAAAAGCACAGTTGATTTTCACTTAATGAATATCGTCAAAAAACTGGATTGTAAGAATAAATTCCAGGCAATAGCTAAAGCTGCATTACTTGGCTATATATAA
- a CDS encoding DUF7706 family protein — MKVVIEHLQDIQLTHIEALALAQLVKRLNWAEIRACAVNDEEAYQIRDAIGKLQSALAYCGYAPR; from the coding sequence ATGAAAGTGGTGATTGAACATTTGCAGGACATTCAGTTAACCCACATTGAAGCGCTGGCCTTGGCCCAACTGGTTAAGCGGCTGAACTGGGCGGAGATACGGGCCTGTGCCGTGAATGACGAGGAAGCGTATCAGATTAGGGATGCCATCGGTAAGCTTCAATCTGCTCTGGCTTACTGTGGGTATGCGCCACGGTAG
- a CDS encoding immunity 50 family protein yields MYWTDLPGSELMKRVYSNPPSINEIDIFSIDVKRDGPTVIMSFDLVNSLPDKTPDKWGKDFNRCRAGIYCFGVSNLNMQGIGTDMLTKIDIKMMDNNNIVSIKNNDIDIKVICSHISLTGPSVYIRK; encoded by the coding sequence ATGTATTGGACTGATTTACCAGGTAGTGAATTGATGAAGCGAGTTTATTCAAATCCACCATCTATCAATGAGATAGATATTTTCAGCATTGATGTAAAAAGGGATGGGCCAACAGTAATTATGTCATTTGATCTTGTAAATAGTCTTCCTGATAAAACTCCAGATAAATGGGGTAAAGATTTTAATAGATGTAGAGCAGGTATTTACTGCTTTGGTGTTTCTAACTTAAATATGCAAGGAATTGGAACCGATATGCTTACAAAAATAGATATTAAAATGATGGATAATAACAATATAGTGAGTATTAAAAATAACGATATAGATATAAAAGTTATTTGCTCACATATAAGTCTTACTGGCCCTTCTGTTTACATAAGAAAATAA
- a CDS encoding IS630-like element ISPlu19 family transposase produces the protein MKIFITDEQKAELEHLHHTCRDKRECDRIKAVLLASEGWSSVMIAQALRLHEMTVNRHISDYLNQGKLKSDNGGSDSLLSQEQTDFLINHLSQHLFHHTHEIVAYVAQLWNITFSIPGMNKWLHRQGFSYKKPCGVPHKFDAEKQRQFIEYYENLKVTAKDEPILFLDAVHPTQGTKLGYGWMRKGEKKTVKTTGSRTRLNILGALNLNAIGRTVFQEYQTINDYNICCFFNEIRKSYPDYHQKIHLIVDGAGYNKAHLVKEWAYVSNIELHYLPPYSPNLNPIERLWKVMNEQVRNNRYFADKHEFRDNVFKFFTTTLPDIADSLMSRINDHFQVLKTAS, from the coding sequence ATGAAAATATTCATTACCGATGAACAAAAAGCCGAACTTGAACATCTCCATCACACCTGCCGTGATAAGAGGGAGTGTGATCGCATCAAAGCGGTCCTGCTGGCCTCTGAAGGCTGGAGTTCAGTGATGATCGCTCAGGCCCTGCGTCTTCATGAAATGACCGTTAACCGTCATATCAGCGATTACCTTAATCAAGGTAAACTTAAATCTGATAATGGGGGGTCTGATAGTTTGCTTTCTCAAGAACAAACTGATTTTTTAATCAATCACTTATCTCAACATCTTTTCCATCACACCCATGAAATCGTGGCCTATGTTGCTCAGCTCTGGAATATTACCTTTAGCATTCCCGGCATGAATAAATGGCTACACCGTCAGGGTTTTTCTTATAAAAAACCTTGTGGCGTCCCTCATAAATTCGACGCAGAAAAACAGCGACAATTTATTGAATATTATGAGAATCTTAAAGTCACAGCGAAAGACGAACCCATCCTTTTTCTTGATGCTGTTCACCCGACTCAAGGCACCAAACTCGGTTATGGCTGGATGCGAAAAGGCGAGAAAAAAACAGTAAAAACAACAGGAAGCCGGACTCGCCTGAATATATTGGGCGCGCTCAACCTGAATGCCATTGGTCGTACGGTGTTCCAGGAATATCAAACCATCAATGACTACAACATTTGCTGTTTTTTCAATGAAATAAGAAAGTCTTATCCTGACTATCATCAAAAAATTCATCTTATTGTGGATGGGGCGGGTTACAACAAAGCTCATCTTGTTAAGGAGTGGGCTTATGTTAGCAATATTGAGTTACATTACCTTCCTCCCTATAGCCCAAATTTAAACCCAATAGAGCGATTATGGAAGGTCATGAATGAACAGGTTCGAAATAACCGTTATTTTGCGGATAAACATGAATTTCGAGACAACGTCTTCAAATTTTTCACCACAACGCTACCGGATATAGCGGACTCGCTGATGTCTAGAATTAACGACCATTTTCAGGTGCTAAAAACTGCATCTTGA